In Vicugna pacos chromosome 10, VicPac4, whole genome shotgun sequence, the following proteins share a genomic window:
- the ZNF408 gene encoding zinc finger protein 408 isoform X2, giving the protein MRCDSYDSFPSGNLEVNYCFRGELRRQRSLPAEEGCLTRDGRGGGAALGEGETAVHPRSAPRPGLRMEPFRRRLCTGTQRLTSWDDPSHPQSKEPPPGLGPWPLTRRGAVLWDLVCRGILAAGTALGATGRRVCLGAEGRWSENETGGDPGHQSPLSIQADSMVSPELKPQNQDQVSKERQPLGPSSQDGSVDEEDPPQTQMRLEVQSSSAPQQGPESSEACSSSSATDPQLHACLVKKLHSSSDQRPPRVKTSGPGTQQTGEQQHSGLPARLRSPPGPAGSSSKQGRRYRCGECGKAFLQLCHLKKHAFVHTGHKPFLCTECGKSYSSEESFKAHTLGHRGVRPFPCPQCDKAYGTRRDLKEHQVVHSGARPFACDQCGKAFARRPSLRLHRKTHQVPAAPAPCPCPVCGRPLANQGSLRNHMRLHTGEKPFLCPHCGRAFRQRGNLRGHLRLHTGERPYRCPHCADAFPQLPELRRHLISHTGEAHLCPVCGKALRDPHTLRAHERLHSGERPFPCPQCGRAYTLATKLRRHLKSHLADKPYRCPTCGMGYTLPQSLKRHQLSHQPGAPSSPPCVPPAASEPTVVLLQTEPELLDTRSGQDGSPAQDVFEVTIAESQDKCFVVPEEPGPGAGLVLIHKDMGFGTWAGVVEVETGT; this is encoded by the exons ATGAGGTGTGACTCTTACGATTCTTTCCCGAGTGGGAATTTGGAAGTCAATTACTGTTTCCGGGGGGAGCTAAGGCGGCAACGCTCACTTCCGGCAGAGGAAGGCTGTCTGACCCGGGATGGAAGAGGCGGAGGAGCTGCTCTTGGAGAGGGAGAGACTGCAGTTCA CCCCCGATCCGCTCCTCGGCCGGGTCTCAGGATGGAGCCCTTCCGGAGAAGGTTGTGCACAGGGACTCAAAGACTTACCTCCTGGGACGACCCGAGCCATCCTCAGTCTAAAGAGCCTCCCCCGGGGCTTGGCCCTTGGCCCCTCACTCGCCGTGGAGCGGTGCTTTGGGATCTGGTGTGTCGGGGAATCCTTGCAGCCGGGACTGCTCTGGGGGCCACTGGAAGAAGAGTATGCCTCGGGGCAGAAGGGCGATGGAGTGAAAACGAAACAGGAGGAG ATCCTGGTCACCAGTCACCCCTAAGCATCCAGGCAGACAGTATGGTGAGCCCTGAACTTAAGCCCCAAAACCAGGACCAGGTTTCCAAGGAGAGGCAGCCACTTGGCCCATCATCTCAGGATGGCAGTGTGGACGAGGAGGACCCACCCCAGACACAGATGCGTCTGGAAGTTCAGAGCAGCTCTGCTCCCCAGCAGGGCCCTGAGAGCAGTGAGGCCTGTTCCTCATCTTCCGCCACGGACCCACAGCTGCACGCTTGCCTGGTCAAGAAGTTACATAGCTCCAGTGATCAGCGCCCCCCCAGAGTGAAGACCTCAGGGCCTGGCACCCAGCAGACTGGAGAGCAGCAGCACTCTGGCCTCCCAGCACGCTTGCGGAGCCCTCCTGGTCCAGCAGGAAGCTCCTCAAAACAGGGGCGACGGTACCGCTGTGGGGAGTGTGGCAAGGCCTTTCTGCAGCTGTGCCATCTGAAGAAGCATGCGTTCGTGCACACGGGCCACAAGCCCTTCCTTTGCACCGAGTGTGGCAAGAGCTACAGCTCAGAGGAGAGCTTCAAAGCCCACACTCTGGGCCACCGTGGGGTGCGGCCCTTCCCCTGCCCACAGTGTGACAAGGCCTATGGCACCCGGCGAGACCTCAAAGAGCACCAGGTGGTACATTCAGGTGCCCGGCCCTTTGCTTGTGACCAGTGTGGCAAGGCCTTTGCCCGCCGGCCCTCCCTGCGGCTGCATCGCAAGACCCACCAGGTGCCGGCAGCCCCGGCCCCATGCCCGTGCCCAGTGTGTGGGCGGCCCCTGGCCAACCAGGGCTCCCTACGGAACCACATGCGGCTCCACACAGGGGAGAAGCCCTTCCTGTGCCCACACTGCGGCCGGGCGTTCCGCCAGCGGGGCAACCTGCGCGGGCACTTGCGGCTGCACACTGGGGAGCGCCCTTACCGCTGCCCGCACTGTGCCGATGCCTTCCCCCAGCTGCCTGAACTGCGGCGCCACCTCATCTCCCACACCGGGGAGGCCCACCTGTGCCCCGTGTGCGGGAAGGCCCTCCGAGACCCGCACACGCTGCGGGCTCACGAGCGCCTGCATTCAGGGGAGAGGCCCTTCCCGTGCCCCCAGTGTGGCCGTGCTTACACGCTGGCTACCAAGCTGAGGCGCCACCTCAAGTCCCACCTGGCCGACAAGCCCTACCGCTGCCCCACCTGTGGCAtgggctacaccctcccccaaagCCTCAAGCGGCACCAGCTCAGTCACCAGCCCGGGGCACCCTCCAGCCCACCCTGTGTGCCACCTGCTGCTTCTGAGCCCACTGTGGTGCTCCTGCAGACTGAGCCAGAGCTGCTGGACACTCGCAGTGGACAGGatggctccccagcccaggacgTCTTCGAGGTCACCATTGCCGAGAGCCAGGATAAGTGCTTTGTGGTGCCTGAAGAGCCAGGCCCCGGCGCTGGCCTGGTACTCATCCATAAGGACATGGGCTTTGGCACCTGGGCAGGAGTAGTGGAGGTGGAGACGGGCACCTGA
- the ZNF408 gene encoding zinc finger protein 408 isoform X1, giving the protein MEEAEELLLERERLQFTPDPLLGRVSGWSPSGEGCAQGLKDLPPGTTRAILSLKSLPRGLALGPSLAVERCFGIWCVGESLQPGLLWGPLEEEYASGQKGDGVKTKQEEDVSLGLWGDVCACEQSSGWTSLVQRAKLEGEGNVAPVWISERLHLQVYRVVPPGFELLLWPRPPSEGPSLTQPRLEEEAAMAVTEVECSVQQEVAFPGEDATESRTDPGHQSPLSIQADSMVSPELKPQNQDQVSKERQPLGPSSQDGSVDEEDPPQTQMRLEVQSSSAPQQGPESSEACSSSSATDPQLHACLVKKLHSSSDQRPPRVKTSGPGTQQTGEQQHSGLPARLRSPPGPAGSSSKQGRRYRCGECGKAFLQLCHLKKHAFVHTGHKPFLCTECGKSYSSEESFKAHTLGHRGVRPFPCPQCDKAYGTRRDLKEHQVVHSGARPFACDQCGKAFARRPSLRLHRKTHQVPAAPAPCPCPVCGRPLANQGSLRNHMRLHTGEKPFLCPHCGRAFRQRGNLRGHLRLHTGERPYRCPHCADAFPQLPELRRHLISHTGEAHLCPVCGKALRDPHTLRAHERLHSGERPFPCPQCGRAYTLATKLRRHLKSHLADKPYRCPTCGMGYTLPQSLKRHQLSHQPGAPSSPPCVPPAASEPTVVLLQTEPELLDTRSGQDGSPAQDVFEVTIAESQDKCFVVPEEPGPGAGLVLIHKDMGFGTWAGVVEVETGT; this is encoded by the exons ATGGAAGAGGCGGAGGAGCTGCTCTTGGAGAGGGAGAGACTGCAGTTCA CCCCCGATCCGCTCCTCGGCCGGGTCTCAGGATGGAGCCCTTCCGGAGAAGGTTGTGCACAGGGACTCAAAGACTTACCTCCTGGGACGACCCGAGCCATCCTCAGTCTAAAGAGCCTCCCCCGGGGCTTGGCCCTTGGCCCCTCACTCGCCGTGGAGCGGTGCTTTGGGATCTGGTGTGTCGGGGAATCCTTGCAGCCGGGACTGCTCTGGGGGCCACTGGAAGAAGAGTATGCCTCGGGGCAGAAGGGCGATGGAGTGAAAACGAAACAGGAGGAG GACGTGTCACTAGGCCTGTGGGGAGACGTGTGTGCTTGTGAGCAGAGTTCAGGCTGGACCAG TTTGGTGCAGAGAGCCAAGCTGGAGGGTGAGGGGAACGTGGCCCCGGTGTGGATCAGCGAGAGGCTCCACCTGCAGGTGTACCGAGTTGTGCCGCCAGGTTTTGAGCTGCTGCTGTGGCCCCGGCCTCCCTCTGAGGGCCCAAGCCTCACCCAGCCCAGGCTGGAGGAAGAGGCAGCCATGGCTGTGACAGAAGTGGAGTGTTCTGTACAACAGGAAGTGGCCTTCCCTGGGGAGGATGCAACAGAATCTCGCACAG ATCCTGGTCACCAGTCACCCCTAAGCATCCAGGCAGACAGTATGGTGAGCCCTGAACTTAAGCCCCAAAACCAGGACCAGGTTTCCAAGGAGAGGCAGCCACTTGGCCCATCATCTCAGGATGGCAGTGTGGACGAGGAGGACCCACCCCAGACACAGATGCGTCTGGAAGTTCAGAGCAGCTCTGCTCCCCAGCAGGGCCCTGAGAGCAGTGAGGCCTGTTCCTCATCTTCCGCCACGGACCCACAGCTGCACGCTTGCCTGGTCAAGAAGTTACATAGCTCCAGTGATCAGCGCCCCCCCAGAGTGAAGACCTCAGGGCCTGGCACCCAGCAGACTGGAGAGCAGCAGCACTCTGGCCTCCCAGCACGCTTGCGGAGCCCTCCTGGTCCAGCAGGAAGCTCCTCAAAACAGGGGCGACGGTACCGCTGTGGGGAGTGTGGCAAGGCCTTTCTGCAGCTGTGCCATCTGAAGAAGCATGCGTTCGTGCACACGGGCCACAAGCCCTTCCTTTGCACCGAGTGTGGCAAGAGCTACAGCTCAGAGGAGAGCTTCAAAGCCCACACTCTGGGCCACCGTGGGGTGCGGCCCTTCCCCTGCCCACAGTGTGACAAGGCCTATGGCACCCGGCGAGACCTCAAAGAGCACCAGGTGGTACATTCAGGTGCCCGGCCCTTTGCTTGTGACCAGTGTGGCAAGGCCTTTGCCCGCCGGCCCTCCCTGCGGCTGCATCGCAAGACCCACCAGGTGCCGGCAGCCCCGGCCCCATGCCCGTGCCCAGTGTGTGGGCGGCCCCTGGCCAACCAGGGCTCCCTACGGAACCACATGCGGCTCCACACAGGGGAGAAGCCCTTCCTGTGCCCACACTGCGGCCGGGCGTTCCGCCAGCGGGGCAACCTGCGCGGGCACTTGCGGCTGCACACTGGGGAGCGCCCTTACCGCTGCCCGCACTGTGCCGATGCCTTCCCCCAGCTGCCTGAACTGCGGCGCCACCTCATCTCCCACACCGGGGAGGCCCACCTGTGCCCCGTGTGCGGGAAGGCCCTCCGAGACCCGCACACGCTGCGGGCTCACGAGCGCCTGCATTCAGGGGAGAGGCCCTTCCCGTGCCCCCAGTGTGGCCGTGCTTACACGCTGGCTACCAAGCTGAGGCGCCACCTCAAGTCCCACCTGGCCGACAAGCCCTACCGCTGCCCCACCTGTGGCAtgggctacaccctcccccaaagCCTCAAGCGGCACCAGCTCAGTCACCAGCCCGGGGCACCCTCCAGCCCACCCTGTGTGCCACCTGCTGCTTCTGAGCCCACTGTGGTGCTCCTGCAGACTGAGCCAGAGCTGCTGGACACTCGCAGTGGACAGGatggctccccagcccaggacgTCTTCGAGGTCACCATTGCCGAGAGCCAGGATAAGTGCTTTGTGGTGCCTGAAGAGCCAGGCCCCGGCGCTGGCCTGGTACTCATCCATAAGGACATGGGCTTTGGCACCTGGGCAGGAGTAGTGGAGGTGGAGACGGGCACCTGA